GTAGAGACCATTGTTTTGTCTTCAAGTCTGCTAATGTTTTCGTTTTGGTTTTAACTCTAGCTGATCCTACAGTTAAGGACTTGATCGGAGGCTTCACTGCTCTTCATTACGCAGCTATGCATGGCCGGGCCCGGATCGCACGCCTGATGTTAGAGTCTGAATACAGGAGTGACATTATTAATGCCAAAAGTAATGACGGCTGGACTCCTCTCCATGTGGCTGCTCACTATGGGAGGGACTCTTTTGTCCGACTTCTACTGGAGTTCAAGGCGGAGGTTGACCCGCTCAGTGATAAAGGCACAACACCACTTCAGCTCGCTATCATCCGAGAGAGGTCAAGCTGCGTGAAGATCCTCCTGGACCACAATGCCAACATTGACATCCAGAACGGTTTCCTGCTGCGATACGCTGTGATCAAAAGCAATCACTCTTATTGCCGAATGTTCCTTCAGAGAGGAGCAGACACAAACTTGGGTCGCTTAGAAGATGGACAGACTCCTTTACATTTGTCTGCCCTTAGGGATGATGTGCTTTGTGCACGGATGTTATATAATTATGGAGCAGACACAAACACAAGGAACTATGAAGGACAGACCCCATTGGCTGTTTCAATAAGTATTTCTGGAAGTAGTCGACCATGTTTGGATTTCTTACAAGAAGTCACAAGTATGTAATTTCATTATTACTGTCAttgcatttaaaatgttcatcttCTGAGGGGCTTTAGATGTTTTCACTACTTAAAATGACCAGACACTAATGATTCCTATTAGCCCTGCTTATTAATAAGTTATTATTAATATTCTACTTCATTCATCTGAAGTAAAAAGAAACTTCTAGATCACAAGGTTTCATACAAATTCAGTTGTGTTACTGAAAGTAACAGGGGTATGTATATAGGTTAAGataggaaatggagaaaaggacagagagaagagaaatttttaaattcactaaGATCTGTGTTAGAACAAAGCAGTTCTTGCTGGTCATATACATAGTCGTTCAGGCTTTCATGGACTTCAGCTTGAGGAATGAGAAGGAGAGTTTGGGATTTTAGGTTCTATGTCTGTGTAAGTGTCCTAGAATTTGTGCTTTCTTGCTAAGCTGTTGCTCAccgttttattgtttctttgctgGCTTCCTATGATGTGACCCCACATGAGATGAACAGCAGTGTTCCTGATTTAGGGATACTAATAATGCAGGTTAAGGATGCTAGAAGTTGTtgtaagaaaagatttttttgtcAGTAGGAAATTTGGTGCCACCGTCCCTGGTCCACATGACTTCCACTTTCGACATGGTTTTGTGTGGGCACTTCTTCTTAAAGCCTGGAGGCATATGACCTACCTCATGTTGTGGTGCACATGTTTGCATCATTTTTCCAGCAGGGGTATTGGTTTGTGCGGACACTGCCTCCTTCTCTTGCTGGATGTCCTGTGTGACTAGTCGAGTGTGTGTCTCAGAGCTCAGCTTCCAAACATGAAGCTAAAGtctataaacaaaatatatgattttaccAACTGCTGCACTTTTTAGTGAATTCCTCTTTCCTCGCCTGATTTTTACCTTTCAGTCATTAATAAGGAAGAAATTAGGGTACCAGGTACCAAGGGGAAAGGAGTTTACTTGACCTTGTAGATAATCTGCCCCCTTGTTTGGAACTGAACTTGGGAGTAGAAATTTGCAGATTCTTTCAGCAAGTTTTCTAGCAGTCTAGAAATGAAGtataatttgaattttgtatgtttgtaaaaaggaaaagacattatCACCACTGGGTGTATACACACTaaagcataaaaagaaatcacactCAGGATCTAACGTGTGCTGTCCAGTAGGTCTTTGTGCGTGGTCTGAAAATGGCCtgtctgtgctgtccaatatggtggcTGTTGTACACTTGTTACATGGCTAATgccactgaggaactgaatttttttaatgtttattcattttttgagagagagacagagcatgagcaggggtgggggcagggggcagagagagagggagacacagaatctgaagcaggctctaggctctgagctgtgagcacagagcccaacgtggggcttgaacccatgaactgcaagatcatggcctgagccgaagttggacgcttaaccgactgagccacccaggtgcctcaaggaactgaatttttaatttaactgtATTGACTGTAATTACAAGGGCCTGGTGTTTCCCATGTTCCACAGTACAGGTCTGTGTGCCTTGGGAGAGGTGTTTTGGGCTGATTGGTAGGTGGTCCCTTGCTGAGAGCTTTCTAGGCATGGGACCTCTGGAGAGATGGGAGGTGTTCTGTATGTTGGTTCCTCACCAGTTTACTCTGACTCTTCAGATACAGGCCACATTTTCTGAAAAGTTTGCTGTGAAATTTCAAGTGCTGATTCTTTTCAGCAAATTTTCTAGCAGTCTTCATGCATAGACTGGGAGAGGTATTGGTGTTATGAGAGAGAAGATTACTCTTGAACTTGAGCTTAGGATTCTGTCATGGTAAATAGCCTGTGAagtatcttttattctttatacattctgaatATCTTTGTGTTCTTGCTGTCATTTTTGTCTTAACTTCTCACTAGAGACTCCTGGTTTTATTAGCGTGACTGCCTTCGGGAAggcatattatatacataaatgcCTCAGCTCCTTTTGTTAAATACCTCACTCAGCAGTTAACAGCATCAACTAGAGCTAGGCGGCCCAAACTCAAGCCCTGACTCTGCCACGTGTCAGCTTGGGCAGGTTACCCAACTGCTCTGTGCCCCAGTGTCCTCTTGTTAGCATTAGGATAATTATATCTGTTTTACAGGCTTGTCatgtggattaaatgagttaatatttataatgcACTTAAAGCGGTGCCTGGCACATTTTAATGGCTATGTgtacttttctaaataaaataattaaacggGAGTGGATGAACAGCAAAGGCTGGCTTGCTTCCAATAGAGCGAATCCCCTAGATTCTTATTCTCCCCTTGCTTCCTAATTTCAGCTCGGTGGACTCTTCTGTAGTCTGCATATGGAGACCCAAGGAGGGATGGGGGGCGCTGCCCTTTCCCATCAGCCTCAGAGCTGCTGAGTTACAGCACAGAGTGCTTCTGGGGAGCAAGACTGTTGAGTTACAGAGAAAACTCACAGGTACCTTTAAAATTAGGGGCACGTGGAAAGAGTTACGGGGTTGCCTCTTCGTATTTGAGATCTCCTGCTACATGTAGAGTGGAGCTGTGTACCTGGTAGGCCCTCAGGAAATGTGGGTCAGCTGGTTGACTGGTGGTTGGTGGCCGAGCAAACTTGGTATGCTTTTCAGAAGTGAAGGGCCATCAACCTTTTGAAGGCTATGGTATCGTTGTGTTCAGGTGCCTCAACATAGTCCATTCCTTGTTGATTCTCCAGTGACGTTTCCTGCCAAAACCAAAGTTAACGTTTCTGCTTGACCTGTGCATCATTTATTAGAATTTCTTTTCCTAGTGAGTAATTATCTGTTAGAAGAACCAACTGTAACTGATGCTTTTTGGAGCTCTCTACTGAGCTCTCTTGAAAGCCAGAGTGAAGGAAGGTCGGATAGTTCAGGGAGCACTAAGTCAAATCTGCAAGCTCCTCCTGGCCTCCACAACACCATTGAGCACCAGGCACCGAGCTGTTGGCTTCTAATCTGAGACCCCTGAGGTATAAGGATGGCAGAAATGCCACTTGGTGGTCTTTATTCAAGTCTCTTCTACTGTTCATTGCACCATTGTGACTAGAAGCAGTTTATTTAAGTTAGAAGAGCTCAAGACAGTTATAATCCTATGGAATCTAAAAGCTACTGTGGCTTTTTAGAAAAATTGCCATAAAAACTCTGATACAAACCGCATAGAAACAGAACAGGTCGAGTGGCTTAGGTATAAACTAGTATCTGCTGGTGCCTTGTTGACTGTGGGTAGAGGCAGACACCATGAAGAACTGCTGGTACTGTTCACCTGCAACCAGACTTCCAGAAACTTCTGTTTCTTAGAATGGCTGGAACTTGACATGATCTCCTCCAGAAAACCAGTCAAGTGAAGGAGCAGCTTCTTTGTGCCCTGGAACAAGAATGTGGATCACTTTGCAGGAGGAAAGATGTTTCCAGCTTAGAGAAGCCAGTTTCtgttcttttagttcttttacttggaaaaaaaacgAGAAAGTGAACAACGGAACAATGCAGGTGTGACTGATCACAGGTAGAAATGGTAGTGGAGACAGTTTGCAGCAGACACCCATTTGTTGGTAGGGAGAGGTCCATTTAGGGCTGAGTCCCTGGATGAGGAGTTAAACAGCCCCTTGCACCAAAGCCAAGGCTCGGGTGAGGCAAGTGGGGTGCGGGTGCCTagggcacaaaatttaaggaaaaactcATTCTCAGGATCGTGCAAATGAACACAGGTAATTAAAGGAGAATAATTTGCACATAGTGTCAAACACCATTACGGAGCAAAGAGGATCCTAGAAGCTCTGGTCTATGGAAATGGACTCAAATTCTCCAGCCTGAGGGAAGAGCAGAACATTGTAGGAATGTTTGCCcaattcaaaaaagaaagtaaacatttaTGAATAGAAAAAGGGCAAGcacaagaaaatgttaaaacaggTACAGTATTAAACGTGGATAAAGACTATTTCACCAGTAAAGTTTACCCTGAGGATATGGTTAAATAATAACCAAACTCAGCCTGAGCTATTCGATTGTAATCCAGTGCTCTTTTACCCCTTATCATCTCCCTGTGCCATAATGTAAATTCCCCTCCCTACTCAACATACCTACTGACGAAGGAGTTATTCGGAATGTAAAATCTTTGAAGAGAGAGGAATTCCACAGGAAAGCTGAACCTCAGGCATTGACCAGCAAGAACTTTTAAACTTATGGGGAGACAAAAAGGGATTTTAATTACCTGCATGCCTGGAATTTTGTTCGGAGAGAAGTAGTGAGGAACTTGGTTTCAGGGGAAAGCCTACTTCTTCATGCTCAGGCACAGATCACACATGTGGTCGCCATGGACTTTCTTCAGCCAGCCACCTCTGCAGGAGAAGGCCTCAGGACTGAACAGAACTGGTACCTGCAGCTCCTTGTGCACAAGGGTGTGGAAATTGGAAGAAGGTTTTAGAGAACAGAGTCAAGTCAGAGTAGAGAGGGCAGTAAACAAGATGTCTCCCTGCTAGAGAGCGCCACTTGAACAAGATGACTCCCTGTTGGAGAGCGCCCCCTGAGAGGAGGCAGCCTCCATGTCTGATAGGCTGGACTGTTTGAAGAACGGGTGCCGTGTTGTGCTGCCTGCTGAGGAAATCCTTCAATTGTAAGGCTTACCCTTTCTGCATAAGAAGGAAATGTTCCGAAGGCAAAGTGGAATCAAAGACTTGTGCAAGCAGCAAGGTCAAGAGCTATTGGAGAGGTTGCGCTCGTCACCCATTCCTTACTTTGCCAGTGACATCCACGTCTATACTTACTGTGTGGAATCTACCTCTGCAGAGCTGCTATTTCATTAAGGCATTAGAGAGGCAAGATTTTACCACCACCATCAAATATTTTCGTTAGTTTTAAAAGAGCAATCATAGTTAAATTGCCTGTCTGATAATTCCAGCATCTGTGTCATAGCTGAGTCTGCTCTGATGCTTGGCTTTGTCTCTTCCGACTGttgttttttcttgccttttagcctgtcttgtaattttttattgaagccAGGCATGATGGATCAGGTAACAGGAACTGAGGTAAATAGGCCTTTAaatgtcaggtt
This window of the Prionailurus viverrinus isolate Anna chromosome B3, UM_Priviv_1.0, whole genome shotgun sequence genome carries:
- the ASB7 gene encoding ankyrin repeat and SOCS box protein 7, whose amino-acid sequence is MLHHHCRRNPELQEELQIQAAVAAGDVHTVRKMLEQGYSPNGRDANGWTLLHFSAARGKERCVRVFLEHGADPTVKDLIGGFTALHYAAMHGRARIARLMLESEYRSDIINAKSNDGWTPLHVAAHYGRDSFVRLLLEFKAEVDPLSDKGTTPLQLAIIRERSSCVKILLDHNANIDIQNGFLLRYAVIKSNHSYCRMFLQRGADTNLGRLEDGQTPLHLSALRDDVLCARMLYNYGADTNTRNYEGQTPLAVSISISGSSRPCLDFLQEVTRQPRNLQDLCRIKIRQCIGLQNLKLLDELPIAKVMKDYLKHKFDDI